A DNA window from Zingiber officinale cultivar Zhangliang chromosome 3A, Zo_v1.1, whole genome shotgun sequence contains the following coding sequences:
- the LOC122053352 gene encoding structure-specific endonuclease subunit SLX1 homolog: protein MRPLSSVFRSVKNRRRNRTSAADHHGKITPESRHHSRNGGGGARLKRRRKARDWEVYLIVSSRLPKTYVGVTTDFSRRLKQHNGILKGGAKACSGGRPWSLACIIRGFKDRSEACEFESRWKIASRKMPRKKKELCAANPVLEHRQTALDHVRRWFDWSSLQIEWKANSS, encoded by the exons ATGAGGCCCCTCTCGAGCGTCTTCCGATCCGTCAAAAATCGTCGCCGGAATAGAACATCTGCGGCGGATCATCATGGAAAAATCACGCCGGAGTCCCGACACCACAGCCGGAACGGAGGTGGAGGAGCACGACTCAAGCGTCGCAGGAAGGCCAGAGATTGGGAAGTCTATCTCATCGTCTCATCCCGATTGCCTAAGACTTACGTCGGCGTCACCACCGACTTCTCGCGTCG ACTGAAGCAACACAATGGCATATTAAAAGGTGGAGCAAAAGCATGCTCTGGTGGAAggccttggagtcttgcatgtatTATTCGAGGATTCAAGGATCGAAGTGAAG CTTGTGAATTCGAGTCAAGGTGGAAGATTGCCTCGCGGAAAATGccaaggaagaaaaaggaatTGTGTGCTGCAAATCCAGTATTGGAACATCGCCAAACGGCTTTAGACCATGTTCGTAGATGGTTCGACTGGAGCAGCTTGCAAATAGAATGGAAAGCCAACTCATCTTAA